agaaaattgtaaattaatatttttttacttacttCCTTTGGATAATAATCTGCAACCTAGtggcaaaaatatatatttcttataaaataggGTGTTTTGGAGTAATTGTCACCAGCAAATTTATAGTTTTACTTACTTATACTTAAAccaaagtaaagaagaaaaacattttttaatcatGTGAAAGGGCATATacaaatttaagatttttgtatAAATTCAGCCCCATATGAACCACATACCATATTTATGCCAATCCAAAACAAACTGAGACCATCCCTTATATTCCAATTCTCATATAACAGAAATACAggtgcatatacacatatatgtacatatatacacaaacagaagcctatatatcaaaaatatatatttcttgttcccagctttatatttttaaaaatttgtttatctgagagagagcgggagagagagtaGGTggaagggtaaagggagagggggagagaatcttcagcagactccccactgagtgcagagcctgatttggggcttgatcccaccaccctgagatcatgacctgagctgaaaccaagagtcagacgcctaaccaactgtaCTATCAAGGCATCACTTCCATCtcttatttttgatgaaaaaGTCAGGTTGAACATCCAAAGAGATGGAATTGTATATGTTAAgttgctttcatttgtttttatcatttttcctttgcTGGTCAAGGAACATGTCCTTTGGCACCAGACCACTCCTCAGTGTAAGTAATAATAATGTGGCAAAGCAGTAAAAAACATTGTattgttcaatatttttaaatcagagataTGTTTACTACTTCCCAATTTAATATAGTCTTAAACAAATCTTGATTCTTGAAGAACTCAGTAAGAGTAATCACTTTCGTACTCAATTGGATATTAATTTTTCAGACAGAAGGATGTACATTCAGCTTTGTCTTTAATTTAACTGTGACTTTCATATTATTTTTGACCTGAGCTGAGCCTTTATTCGTGATTGACCACTGAGATAAAGCAGGGAAGGTGCACACAAGTCATATATCTTGTAGGTGATCTCCAAATTAAGAATCAGACCTTGTCTAAATTCTATCCCAAACACTTTAACTTTGTCAACAATATTAACAGTGAAATTTGTCCAGGCTAGTTTCTGAAATAAATCCTTTCTGACAAATAGATTATATTTTTGTGAATGTCAAGAAGAGTTAAAATCTTGATATATCATTTCTTGATCATTTCTGTAGCATTTTAGAAGAATCAAGAGGAATGGATGGAAAAAATTGCTCTTCTGTGAATGAATTCCTTCTCTTGGGAATTAGCAATGACCCTGGAGTTAAAGCGACTCTATTTATCACATTTCTAATTGTCTATCTCATCATTCTTGTTGCAAACCTCGGGATGATCATTTTAATTAGAATGGATTCCCACCTTCACACACCCATGTATTTCTTCCTCAGCCATCTCTCTTTCAGTGACCTCTGTTATTCTACAGCAGTTGGACCCAAGATGCTGGTAGGCTTCCTAGCCAAGAACAAGTCAATTCCCTTCTATGGCTGTGCTCTGCAATGGTTGGTGTGCTGTTCCTTTGTAGATTCTGAGTGTCTACTTCTGGCAGTGATGGCCTTTGATCGGTACAAGGCCATTAGCACCCCCTTGCTCTACACAGTCAACATGTCCAGCAGAGTGTGCTCCTGGCTCATGGCTGGAGTTTACATGGTGGGAATTGTGGATGCTTCAGTAAATACGATACTAACATTCCGGTTATGTTTCTGTGGGTCGAATGTGATTAACCATTTCTTCTGTGATGTCCTACCTCTCCTCTTGTTGTCTTGCTCAGAGACACAAGTTAATGAGTTAGTGATATTCACCATTTTTGGCTTCATTGAACTGATTGCTCTTTCAGTTCTTTGTGTATCTTATTGCTATATCATCCTAGCAGTGATAAAGATCAACTCTGCTGAGGGGAGGTTCAAAGCTTTCTCCACCTGCACCTCCCACTTAACTGCTGTTGCGATTTTCCAGGGAACTCTGCTCTTCATGTATTTCCGGCCGAGTTCTTCCTACTCTCTTGATCAAgacaaaattatttcattgttttacacCCTTGTGATTCCCATGCTAAACCCTCTGATTTATAGCCTACGGAACAAGGATGTGAAAAAGGCCCtgaaaaaacttaaaagtaaaaagtgGTTTCATTGAAAACTTACAcgcatgtatttttttctcccaatcttACACTATAATTCATGGAATACAAAACTGTTTTGACTACTGTGGTGtgattcagtaagtatttatacCATTACCAGCCATGCCAAAATGTGTCATTCCCTAAATACTCCatggttcattttatgtcttGAATTTATATTTGGTACTTCCTATTTGTGGGAAATTTTTAGACTCCTAGTTTGCAAAATTTTTGTTTCCTCAATCTTTCATTTGTGCATGAAttgaattttctaaatgttcttgAGTATTTTCTAAGTACCTTTACATGCTTTGAATTTCATGGTGAATCTAGCAGTTTATTTACTAATACTGccaatgaaaactacaattttAATTAATACTAAAT
Above is a genomic segment from Halichoerus grypus chromosome 11, mHalGry1.hap1.1, whole genome shotgun sequence containing:
- the LOC118543449 gene encoding olfactory receptor-like protein OLF2, giving the protein MDGKNCSSVNEFLLLGISNDPGVKATLFITFLIVYLIILVANLGMIILIRMDSHLHTPMYFFLSHLSFSDLCYSTAVGPKMLVGFLAKNKSIPFYGCALQWLVCCSFVDSECLLLAVMAFDRYKAISTPLLYTVNMSSRVCSWLMAGVYMVGIVDASVNTILTFRLCFCGSNVINHFFCDVLPLLLLSCSETQVNELVIFTIFGFIELIALSVLCVSYCYIILAVIKINSAEGRFKAFSTCTSHLTAVAIFQGTLLFMYFRPSSSYSLDQDKIISLFYTLVIPMLNPLIYSLRNKDVKKALKKLKSKKWFH